The DNA sequence GAGCATCGGGTTACTGACGGCTCCTTCGCGTGCACGAGTCTATATCGCCGCGAATGATCGCATGAGTTTCGACACTGAGGAAGCACGCCTGCGGGAATTCCAAGGCTTGGCCAGCACCAATTTGCTGCTTGGCTCGCCTATAACCGAGGCGTTGACGATTCACTACCGAACGCTTGATGGCACAGCCCAAGCAGGCAGTGACTATCAACCGATCAGCACGACGGTGATTTTACCTGCCATGGGCGCATCTGACTATATCACAGTGCCGATTAATCTAGATACCGATTTGGCGGAGCTTGACGAAACCTTCACCCTTGAAGCAACGGCCATCATGCATGGCACGGCGGTCACCGCCACCCAAACCTTTACGATTGTTAATGCACTGCAAGGTATTCAACCCAAGGTTGATACCGCGAACTACTATGATGTGTTTGATGCGGCATCGGCAAGCCCACCAGCAACCGCGTGGATTGAGGGAACGGATCGGGTTACTGGCGTTAGTGATGAAAACAATCGGGCCATAAGCTTCCCCTTTACGATCCCGTTCTATGGCAGTAATTTCACGACGGCAACCGTCAGTTTGCATGGCAACCTGCGTGTTGGTGGCGGAACGCTCCCAGCCGAAAATCAATCGCTCAGTTGGTTGGGGCTTGCCAGCCAAGGCGTGATTGCACCACTGTGGGATGATATGAACAGCGGGGATGTGTATACCGCGACGGGCGGAATGGCTCCGAATCGCTTCTTTGCGATTGAATGGCGTGATCTTCGTCCCCGATTGGGCGATTACGAAGATTCCCAAACCTTCGAAGTGGTCTTCCACGAGGATGGCCGGATCAATTTCAATTACCAAACCCTGACGGGACTCTTTGCCAGTGGGATGGGGGCCACGATTGGCTTGACCCACCCCGTTCAGGATGCATGGCTGGAATATAGTCAGAATACGGCAGTGATTACCGCGCCGATGACGATTCTGCTTCAACCCAAACATCTGAGCATCCCTGATCCAACGCCAACACCAACGATTGGCGCAACCGCGACAGCAACGGCAGGGCCAAGCGCAACCCCAACCGTCGTGCCGAGCGAAACACCAACCGTTACGGCAACGGCGGTGCCGAGTGAAACGCCAACCGTCGTGCCAACAGCTACACCTATCGTTATCCCAACGGTATCATTTGAAGCAGCAGCAGCAACGATACTTGAAAGTACGTCATCAAGTACCGTAACGCTGATCGTTAATCCAGCAGTGGATTACCCGATTACCATCGATCTCTCGGCTACCGATGGAACAGCAACAGGGGATGACTATCTGCTTGAACAAGCACAAATCATCGTTCCTGCCAATACCGTTGAGTATGTAGTCCCCATCACGATTCTTGATGATACCGTATCCGAGGGAATGGAAACCTTCACGGTTGATCTGTCCAGCGAAATGGCAGCGATAGTGGAACCTTCTGAAATAACTATCACAATCAGTGATGATGAACCAAAGGTCGCCTTCGCACCGACGGTTGAGAGCAATGGAAACTATCATCCGCGTGGGTTAGCAACCGGCGACTTCAATCGCGATGGGATTCCCGATGCAGCAGTGGTCAATTGGTTTGGTTATAGCATCAGCATCTTGCTGGGGAATGCCGATGGGTCATTCCAAGCAGCCACCACGCTGAGTGACCCCAATAACCCCAGCGCGGTATTGGCGGTGGATGTTGATACGGATGGTGATCTGGATTTGGTGGCAGGGCATGAAGGAACCCAGAGTTTCCGGATCTTCATCAATAATGGTGGTGGTAGTTTCCCGACGAGTACCAGCAGTGCGTTGCCATTCAATGCGCTTGCGGTTGCCAGTGGCGACTTCAACCGTGATGGACGCATGGACTTGGTGTTTGGCAATCGCTATGGGGCGACCGTCAAGGTCTACTTGAATGCCGGTGGCGGAAGCTTCACGGGACAAACCGAACTACCAATCACCAGCTATGCTGATATTCGCCAGTTGAGTGTGGGTGATATCAATCGTGATGGCAACCTTGATTTGGTGGCCATGAGTCCCAGCGGCAATCAGGTTGGGTATACGTATGGGAATGGTACAGGCGGGTTTGGCGCAACGACCATCCTGGCACCCGAAACCGAACCACGTGCTGCCTTGCTCAGTGATGTGACCCATGATGGCCGCTTGGATCTGATTGTTGCCCATGGACAATCGCCAGCCCTGCTGATTTTCCCAGGAACAAGTAGTGGTCTGAGCGCAACACCAACGACGATCACGGTCGCGAATGGGGGGCAAGCGCTGGCAACGGCAGACCTCAATCGCGATGGCTGGGTAGATATTGTGTTGGGCCATGGGGTGATTCCCGGCACGAATGCGGTGACGGTGGTATTGGGAAGCGCAAGCGGGTGGGCTGCACCGCTAAGTTTCTCGGTTGGATCGAATCCGATTGCGGTCACCACGCTGGATTTAGGTCGCGATGGGACACTGGATATTCTCACTGCCAACTTTACCAGTAATACCTTAAGTAGTCTCAAACAATAATCCTCTTTTGGTTATGCTGACATGGTTACAATTGTTGCCCATGTCAGCATAAGAAAGCACTCTCTGTGATCATGCACTGGCGGACTTTTTCCCGAACAACGCAAGGAATTCTTCTTCTGATGGTTCTCGGAATCCTCGGACTCGCCGGAATCGGATTCTTGAGAGTTCTTCCA is a window from the Herpetosiphon gulosus genome containing:
- a CDS encoding Calx-beta domain-containing protein, translated to MAVVVQDNDRVGLLDSSFTVGEHEGSTPITVTLDRAYSAPISVTYALSSGTALLGSDLPAITGTLIFAPGQTSAVMTIPISDDSELEGDEFVTIFLDDVTDSIDQPTPAGQIIILDDDTLHISPASQIYYEGRAFNSGDPARVYIDLLHPVATDVRFRCTTISESAGTDDFVYRYTLMTIPAGATRATCSVEMVNDAFIEPTETFKIAIVEPVNIGIHPETSSSQVTITDDDLPFTPNLASELLFVNESDGQLAVNVYSSSSVAETRTVQYRTMDGVARSGSDYQATTGTLVFAPFETTATFTVPVMQDFTSEDIEDFRVELFNPSIGLLTAPSRARVYIAANDRMSFDTEEARLREFQGLASTNLLLGSPITEALTIHYRTLDGTAQAGSDYQPISTTVILPAMGASDYITVPINLDTDLAELDETFTLEATAIMHGTAVTATQTFTIVNALQGIQPKVDTANYYDVFDAASASPPATAWIEGTDRVTGVSDENNRAISFPFTIPFYGSNFTTATVSLHGNLRVGGGTLPAENQSLSWLGLASQGVIAPLWDDMNSGDVYTATGGMAPNRFFAIEWRDLRPRLGDYEDSQTFEVVFHEDGRINFNYQTLTGLFASGMGATIGLTHPVQDAWLEYSQNTAVITAPMTILLQPKHLSIPDPTPTPTIGATATATAGPSATPTVVPSETPTVTATAVPSETPTVVPTATPIVIPTVSFEAAAATILESTSSSTVTLIVNPAVDYPITIDLSATDGTATGDDYLLEQAQIIVPANTVEYVVPITILDDTVSEGMETFTVDLSSEMAAIVEPSEITITISDDEPKVAFAPTVESNGNYHPRGLATGDFNRDGIPDAAVVNWFGYSISILLGNADGSFQAATTLSDPNNPSAVLAVDVDTDGDLDLVAGHEGTQSFRIFINNGGGSFPTSTSSALPFNALAVASGDFNRDGRMDLVFGNRYGATVKVYLNAGGGSFTGQTELPITSYADIRQLSVGDINRDGNLDLVAMSPSGNQVGYTYGNGTGGFGATTILAPETEPRAALLSDVTHDGRLDLIVAHGQSPALLIFPGTSSGLSATPTTITVANGGQALATADLNRDGWVDIVLGHGVIPGTNAVTVVLGSASGWAAPLSFSVGSNPIAVTTLDLGRDGTLDILTANFTSNTLSSLKQ